The genomic region GCTGAGCAGGGATTCGCAACCGTCGGGGACGCAGGGGAAGGCGGGGGCGTGAGGTTCCAGCATGTGATCGGGCCCGCGGGCGACGTCGTCGGACTCGTGGCGAGGCAGCCGGAATAGGAGTCGTCGTCAATCGGCGATCAGCGTCCCGCCGTCGATGACGATGTTCTGGCCCGTCACGAACGCCCCCGCGTCGGATGCCAGCCACACCACCGCGCCGGCCACCTCCTCCGGGCGGCCGAACCGACCCAGCGGAGTGCGCGCCAACCTGACTCTGGCGCGCTCGGGGTCGTCGGTGATCGGCGTCGCGAAGCCGGTATCGATCACTCCCGGCGACAGAGCATTGACGCGCACGCCGCGACCGCCCCACTGCACCGCGAGATTGCGCGCCACCTGAGCGTTCGCAGCCTTCGTGGCCCCGTAGCCCGAGATCGCGGTGTTGCCGCGGAGACCGGACAGACTCGACATCACGAGGAACAGCCCGCCGCCGGACGCCGCGATCGAGGGCAGGCCATGCTCGGCGAGTCGAAGCACCGAGCGCACGTGCAGGTCGAACATCGCGTCGAGCGCTGCCAGGGCCTCATCACCGCCCGGGTGGTCGCCGGCATCGGGAGGGTCGGCGGCGAAGCCGGCGTTGGCGAACACGACGTCCAGTCGTCCCCATCGTCCGATCGCCTCGGCGACGAGCTGCGCCGGCGCATCGGCGGCGGCCACATCACCGTCGACGCCCACCGCGGTCGCGCCCGCGTCGCGCAGCCGCCGCGCGACATCGTCCGAGCCCTCCAGGCCCGCGACGATCACCTTGGCTCCGGCCGCGGCGAGCGCGGTCGCGCTCGCCAGTCCGATGCCCGACGTGGCCCCGGTGACGAGCGCGACTCGTCCGGCCAGCGAGAAGAGCGTCTGCGGCGCGAACGCGGCCAGCGTCATCAGTCGTGCTGGACGGCGATCTGCTCGGGCTCGAGCTGGACGGCCCAGCCCTCGATGGTGCCGGAGTTCTCGTACTCCTCGATCTGCAGGATGCGGCGCCCGGTGTCGACGTTGTGCGGCAGCGACGTGGTGACGAACGCGGCGATCGTGAGCCACGCGTTCTCCTCGAACGCGATGCCCTCG from Microbacter sp. GSS18 harbors:
- a CDS encoding SDR family oxidoreductase; this translates as MTLAAFAPQTLFSLAGRVALVTGATSGIGLASATALAAAGAKVIVAGLEGSDDVARRLRDAGATAVGVDGDVAAADAPAQLVAEAIGRWGRLDVVFANAGFAADPPDAGDHPGGDEALAALDAMFDLHVRSVLRLAEHGLPSIAASGGGLFLVMSSLSGLRGNTAISGYGATKAANAQVARNLAVQWGGRGVRVNALSPGVIDTGFATPITDDPERARVRLARTPLGRFGRPEEVAGAVVWLASDAGAFVTGQNIVIDGGTLIAD